TCGTTTTATCTCGCGTTTCAACAAATCCCGTGGCTCGCTCTATTATTTGAATGCTGGGTTTTTCATCCACACTGATCACCAAAGCATTCAAAGGCGGGTTCAAGTAAAGTCCAATGATGTTGGCCGACTTTTCGGTGAATTCAGGATCGGTACTGACACACCAACTCCGTGAACGATGCAAATAAATGCCTTCTTTTTTCAACGCCCGCCAAACGGCATGCCGACTGGCATTCAATGCGTCTGCCAACGTCGGACAATCCCATCGAACCAAGCCCTCCGGCGGTTTTTCTTCCAATTTCGCAAGCAATCGATCCCTAAAGGCTTTTCCATACGTTTCAGGCTTGCCGGGTCGTGACTCATCGTCGAGCCCCGCCAGTCCTTTTTCAGCAAACCGCCTTCGCCATTTGCCAATTCGCAGGACGAAGGTGCCCAATTTTTCCGCAATCTCTTGGTTTTGTTTTCCAGTCGCGCATTCTAAAATGATTTGTGCGCGCTCAACTTGTCGACGCTCGGCGCTATGGCTGCGGACTATTTTTTCGAGCTGCTGTGTTTGCTCGGTCGTCAGTACTATTTCTATCGCTTTTCTAGGCATGGTGCCTAGTATAGCTTATACTAAATGCTATTTGCGCAATTAAACACTAGGAACGTTAAGTGAAGGACATATCACGCTGATATTGAATGTCCTAGCCTTAAATAACCCCATTAGCAAGCAACCAAAAACAAGGAGATTAGATATGTAAAGCGCAGCACGGAACAAACCAGATGGCTTGCCCCGCACTGCAAGCGAAGATGATACTCCGCCGTGTGGCAACGCTTAGTATCCTCTCGCTCACAGTTCCCGTCAAGCCAACTCTGGCACATTCACCACTAACGTAAAAGTTTATTACCGAGTTCGGTAAGGAATCGTTATGTCTATCGATAATTATGGCCGGCGGAAAAGCGTCGGTCAGAGGGCCGATTTGTGCCTGAATATTACCCCGCAACCCAAAGCCGAGCTGGCAAGGCAGCCCGTGACACGGTCTCGGGGACTGGTCCGAGGTCAACACGCGTCGACCAAGATGAATTGTATGATTGCATGGGAATCGCAACTGGAACAAAAAGCCTGTTACCACTTCGAGTTTTCTCCAGTGGTCAAGGCATTTCGAGAGCAGCCGCAAACCCTCTACCTGCCAGCATCAAAGGGAATGTTCCGGTATACGCCGGACTTTGAATTGACCTT
This sequence is a window from Methylomonas methanica MC09. Protein-coding genes within it:
- a CDS encoding IS630 family transposase; its protein translation is MPRKAIEIVLTTEQTQQLEKIVRSHSAERRQVERAQIILECATGKQNQEIAEKLGTFVLRIGKWRRRFAEKGLAGLDDESRPGKPETYGKAFRDRLLAKLEEKPPEGLVRWDCPTLADALNASRHAVWRALKKEGIYLHRSRSWCVSTDPEFTEKSANIIGLYLNPPLNALVISVDEKPSIQIIERATGFVETRDKTIVAACKSTYKRHGTLKLFAALNVATGQIKAQTTQTKTRDDFQDFMDLVMTEVPEEKEVHVILDNYCTHKKNDAWLEKYQGRVKFHFTPTSASWLNQIEIWFGILARKTLKGASFASAEELKSAIEAFIKRHNQNAQPFKWRRRDVRGSQIKNTIVNLRN